Proteins from a single region of Weeksella virosa DSM 16922:
- a CDS encoding FKBP-type peptidyl-prolyl cis-trans isomerase, which translates to MRKIVLGIGLVGLFFACGDQVVQRPVVYQNDDFMKRSQERGKLLLAEENEWFEQYREKSALTFTQTSMGFWISNSAIVSENMAKQGDFISYDYQVKNLDNSLIYSYQEIGPQKAVLGKIDLPRGLHAALQLISANDSATILLPSFLAYGGFGDQKKIDADTPIIIEIKVHEIRKK; encoded by the coding sequence ATGAGGAAGATAGTGCTAGGGATTGGTTTGGTAGGATTATTTTTCGCTTGCGGAGATCAGGTTGTGCAACGGCCTGTAGTTTATCAGAACGACGACTTTATGAAGCGTTCGCAAGAAAGAGGTAAACTTCTTTTGGCAGAAGAAAATGAATGGTTCGAGCAGTATCGAGAGAAATCTGCATTAACTTTCACACAAACATCAATGGGCTTTTGGATATCCAATTCGGCAATTGTGTCAGAAAATATGGCCAAACAAGGAGATTTTATATCCTACGATTATCAAGTGAAAAACTTAGACAATAGCCTTATATATTCCTATCAAGAAATTGGGCCGCAAAAAGCAGTCTTGGGGAAAATAGATCTGCCACGTGGTTTACATGCTGCGCTACAGTTAATTTCTGCTAACGATTCTGCGACGATTTTACTACCCTCTTTTTTGGCTTATGGAGGTTTTGGTGATCAGAAAAAAATCGATGCCGATACTCCTATAATAATAGAAATTAAAGTACATGAAATACGAAAAAAATAA
- a CDS encoding histidine kinase dimerization/phospho-acceptor domain-containing protein — MLISQAKLIHHGEIVGYVVIGVSPKHHELALDYLRLVLLILFPVSVLVILISARWIAAKAIRPVFDIIDTAQSISESTLSQRVPLPTRKDELYQLAKTINSLLDRLEYQIIKAKQFSADASHELRTPLTIIKGTLGILIRRKRTQEEYQDKINYTLKQIDRLDALVEQFLLLSRVENNSLQLKKTNFDLKVEVLHTLERFDLLLHEKQITTKINQLHSFTTENYREFIEIILDNILSNAIKYTSPKGQITLSSKQEENTYILSIKDNGIGMKSEDVLRIENRHFRSDDVETKLFLELVWV; from the coding sequence TTGCTTATTTCACAAGCAAAACTAATTCATCATGGTGAAATTGTAGGGTATGTGGTGATAGGAGTTTCGCCAAAACACCACGAATTGGCGTTGGATTATTTACGTTTGGTTTTATTGATTTTATTTCCGGTTTCGGTTTTGGTAATTTTAATTTCTGCACGATGGATTGCAGCCAAAGCCATTCGACCAGTATTCGATATTATCGATACTGCACAATCGATTTCAGAAAGTACTTTATCCCAACGAGTTCCGCTTCCAACAAGGAAAGATGAATTGTATCAGTTGGCAAAAACAATCAATTCTTTATTGGATCGATTAGAATATCAGATCATCAAAGCCAAACAATTTTCGGCCGATGCTTCTCATGAATTACGAACACCGTTAACGATTATAAAAGGAACTTTAGGAATTTTGATTCGACGAAAACGAACACAAGAAGAATATCAGGATAAAATAAACTATACCCTAAAACAAATCGATCGTTTAGATGCTTTGGTCGAACAATTTTTACTTTTATCGCGCGTAGAAAATAATAGTTTGCAACTAAAGAAAACCAATTTCGATCTAAAAGTAGAAGTTTTACATACGCTCGAACGCTTCGATTTGTTGCTACACGAAAAACAAATCACTACAAAAATTAATCAACTCCATTCCTTTACTACCGAAAATTATCGAGAATTTATCGAAATTATTTTGGATAATATTTTGTCTAATGCTATAAAATATACTTCACCAAAAGGACAGATTACCCTCTCATCTAAGCAAGAAGAAAACACGTACATCTTGTCGATAAAAGATAACGGAATCGGCATGAAATCGGAAGATGTTCTGCGAATAGAAAATCGACATTTTCGGTCGGATGACGTAGAAACGAAACTTTTTCTGGAGTTGGTTTGGGTCTGA
- a CDS encoding response regulator transcription factor — protein MKNTTILLVEDEVGIANFMIQGLQEESMQTTHCFSGLEAIKKAQESLFDVILLDWMILDISGLEVCKTIRNTENINQNTPIIFITAKDTVQDTIEGLHAGANDYLKKPFDFNELVARIRVYLRASSYQNRLQFGSIALDQQTHHVYSNQELIDLTHKEYELLQYLFIHKNRACTRKEILENVWDIHFDYDSSVTDVFVNAIRKKLNLKKMILGCEPFVE, from the coding sequence ATGAAGAACACCACAATATTATTGGTAGAAGATGAGGTTGGAATCGCCAATTTTATGATTCAAGGTTTGCAAGAAGAAAGTATGCAAACGACGCATTGTTTCAGTGGTTTGGAGGCAATAAAAAAAGCACAAGAATCTCTTTTTGATGTGATTTTACTGGATTGGATGATTTTGGATATTTCGGGTTTAGAAGTTTGCAAAACAATAAGAAATACAGAAAACATCAATCAAAATACGCCGATAATTTTTATCACAGCCAAAGATACCGTACAAGACACGATTGAAGGTTTACATGCTGGCGCAAATGATTACCTAAAAAAACCTTTTGATTTTAATGAATTGGTGGCACGAATTCGGGTTTATTTACGTGCTTCATCTTACCAAAACCGCTTGCAATTTGGTTCGATAGCGCTTGATCAACAAACGCATCATGTTTATTCTAACCAAGAATTAATTGATCTTACCCACAAAGAATACGAATTATTACAGTATCTTTTCATACATAAAAATCGTGCTTGTACCCGAAAAGAAATTCTAGAAAATGTTTGGGATATTCATTTTGATTACGACAGCAGTGTAACCGACGTTTTTGTGAATGCAATCCGAAAAAAATTGAACCTAAAAAAGATGATCCTCGGCTGCGAACCATTCGTGGAGTAG
- a CDS encoding zinc ribbon domain-containing protein: MAETKTTKEMSVEEKLRALYDLQLIDSRLDEIRNTRGELPLEVEDLSDDVAQMEKKISKVEDEIQQFEAMINQRKESIVNAEALIKKYTKQQDNVRNNREYDALAKEIEYQELEIELAEKRIREHNAKIEHKNQNKASYEEKLVGLKEHLETKKGELDGIIKDTEKEEVKLLKLSEEYSSKIESRLLKAYRRIRGNMKNGLAVVPVERGASAGSFFTIPPQRQMDIAQRKKIIADEHSGRILVDPELAEEEKEKMEAIFK, translated from the coding sequence ATGGCCGAAACAAAAACAACCAAAGAAATGAGCGTTGAGGAAAAATTACGCGCATTATATGACTTACAACTGATCGATTCACGCTTAGATGAAATTCGTAATACCCGTGGTGAATTACCCTTAGAGGTAGAGGATTTAAGTGACGATGTTGCTCAAATGGAGAAAAAAATTTCTAAAGTAGAGGATGAGATTCAACAATTCGAAGCAATGATTAATCAACGCAAAGAATCGATTGTGAACGCCGAAGCTTTAATAAAAAAATATACCAAACAACAAGATAACGTACGCAATAACCGCGAGTATGACGCGTTGGCTAAAGAAATAGAATACCAAGAATTGGAAATAGAATTAGCAGAAAAACGTATTCGCGAGCACAATGCAAAAATCGAACATAAAAACCAAAATAAAGCTTCGTACGAAGAAAAACTTGTTGGTCTCAAAGAACATTTAGAAACCAAAAAAGGTGAGTTAGACGGAATTATTAAAGATACCGAAAAAGAAGAGGTTAAATTGCTAAAACTTTCAGAAGAGTATAGTAGTAAAATAGAAAGCCGTTTACTGAAAGCTTACCGACGAATCCGTGGAAATATGAAAAACGGTTTAGCTGTGGTGCCTGTAGAACGTGGTGCTTCGGCTGGTTCTTTCTTTACAATCCCACCACAACGCCAAATGGATATCGCTCAACGAAAAAAAATTATAGCAGATGAGCATTCGGGTAGAATTTTAGTTGACCCAGAGTTGGCAGAAGAAGAAAAAGAAAAAATGGAGGCTATCTTCAAGTAA
- a CDS encoding YebC/PmpR family DNA-binding transcriptional regulator — protein sequence MGRAFEFRKGRKLKRWAAMSKAFTKIGKDIVMAVKEGGPDPATNSRLRAVIQNAKAVNMPKDNIERAIKKATDKDTENYKEVILEGYGPHGIAILVETSTNNNNRTVANIRSYFNKYNGTLGTQGSVEFMFDHLCHFKIEKPENIDLESLEFEMIDYGVEEVFEEEDGIVLYAPFENYGTIFKALEENGYEILSSEFERIPQVTKELTAEQREDIEKLLEKFDEDEDVNHVFHTMKEETENEE from the coding sequence ATGGGAAGAGCATTTGAATTTAGAAAAGGACGTAAACTAAAACGTTGGGCGGCAATGTCCAAAGCATTTACCAAAATAGGGAAAGATATTGTTATGGCGGTAAAAGAAGGCGGTCCTGATCCTGCGACAAACTCGCGACTTCGTGCCGTTATTCAGAATGCAAAAGCGGTAAATATGCCCAAAGATAATATCGAACGTGCCATAAAGAAAGCAACGGATAAGGATACCGAAAACTATAAGGAAGTAATTCTAGAGGGATACGGGCCACACGGTATTGCTATTTTGGTAGAAACGTCGACAAACAACAACAATCGTACTGTAGCCAATATTCGTTCTTACTTCAATAAATACAACGGAACGCTTGGTACGCAAGGTTCTGTAGAATTTATGTTTGACCATTTATGTCACTTCAAAATAGAAAAACCAGAAAATATAGATTTAGAGAGTTTAGAGTTCGAAATGATTGACTATGGTGTAGAAGAAGTTTTCGAGGAAGAGGATGGAATCGTTTTGTACGCACCTTTTGAAAATTACGGAACCATCTTCAAAGCCTTGGAAGAAAATGGATACGAGATTCTTTCGTCTGAATTCGAGCGTATTCCGCAAGTTACCAAAGAATTGACTGCAGAGCAACGCGAAGACATCGAGAAACTATTAGAAAAGTTTGATGAAGATGAAGATGTGAATCATGTTTTCCATACAATGAAAGAAGAAACAGAAAACGAAGAGTAA
- a CDS encoding UDP-N-acetylmuramate--L-alanine ligase: MKKGKIHFIAIGGSAMHNLAIALQEKGYIVTGSDDAIYEPSKTRLAERGLLPNKLGWFPEKITEDIEAIILGMHAHENNPEMLKAQALGLKIYSYPEYLYEQSKDKTRIVIGGSHGKTTITSMVLHVLHYHGIDVDYMVGAQLEGFDVMVHLTEENEFMIMEGDEYLSSALDRRSKFLLYQPNIALISGISWDHINVFPTFENYKEQFLKFAESIINGGALVYNSMDENVLDIVEKVEKPLKKFPYQLPEYTIEDGTTYLSTEEGPIPLEVFGEHNLMNLEGAKEICKQIGLMEEDFYEAIQSFTGASKRLELISRTKDFIAYKDFAHAPSKVTSVTKAVREQFPAKKIVACLEIHTYSSLNVEFLSQYKDALVAADEKIIFYDPEALKIKRMQMISEDDIRNGFNDQTIRVMTNPEELKAFLQEEKKENKVFLMMSSGSFGGLELKEIFS; encoded by the coding sequence ATGAAAAAGGGAAAAATACATTTTATTGCTATCGGAGGCAGTGCAATGCACAATTTGGCAATCGCTTTACAAGAAAAAGGATATATCGTTACAGGTTCGGATGATGCTATTTATGAGCCATCTAAAACTCGTCTAGCCGAACGTGGACTTTTGCCTAATAAACTTGGTTGGTTTCCTGAAAAAATTACCGAAGATATAGAGGCTATCATTTTAGGAATGCATGCTCATGAAAACAATCCAGAAATGCTAAAAGCACAAGCATTAGGACTAAAAATTTATTCCTACCCAGAATATTTGTACGAGCAATCTAAAGATAAAACACGAATCGTTATCGGTGGCTCTCATGGTAAGACCACAATAACGTCCATGGTTTTGCATGTTTTGCACTATCACGGTATAGATGTCGATTATATGGTAGGTGCACAATTAGAAGGATTTGATGTAATGGTACATCTTACAGAAGAAAACGAATTCATGATAATGGAAGGTGACGAATATTTATCTTCTGCACTAGATCGCCGTTCGAAATTCTTATTGTATCAACCCAACATAGCTTTGATTAGTGGGATTTCTTGGGACCATATCAATGTATTCCCTACTTTCGAAAACTATAAAGAGCAATTCTTAAAGTTCGCAGAAAGTATCATCAACGGAGGAGCTTTGGTGTACAATTCGATGGATGAAAACGTTCTCGATATAGTAGAGAAAGTAGAAAAACCACTAAAAAAATTCCCATACCAATTACCAGAATATACAATAGAAGACGGAACAACGTATCTCTCTACCGAAGAAGGACCGATACCATTAGAAGTTTTTGGTGAACATAATTTGATGAATTTAGAAGGAGCCAAAGAAATCTGTAAACAAATAGGTCTGATGGAAGAAGACTTCTATGAAGCTATACAGTCTTTTACTGGAGCCTCGAAACGATTAGAATTAATCAGTCGCACAAAAGATTTCATTGCATACAAAGATTTTGCACATGCACCTAGCAAAGTAACTTCGGTAACAAAAGCCGTAAGAGAACAATTTCCGGCCAAAAAAATTGTAGCATGTTTAGAGATTCATACATATTCTTCGTTGAATGTAGAATTTCTTTCGCAATACAAAGACGCATTGGTTGCGGCCGATGAAAAAATAATCTTTTATGATCCAGAAGCCTTGAAAATTAAGAGAATGCAAATGATATCCGAAGATGACATCAGAAATGGGTTCAATGATCAAACGATTCGAGTGATGACCAACCCAGAAGAATTGAAAGCATTTTTACAAGAAGAGAAAAAGGAAAATAAAGTCTTCTTGATGATGAGTTCTGGAAGCTTCGGAGGTTTAGAACTGAAAGAAATATTTTCTTGA
- a CDS encoding NUDIX hydrolase, with protein sequence MNIEILKELILQNNDPLPGWDYQKKASPPYRGKYDIEAIKRTNPKVASVMIMLYENEEKEVEFPIILRVIYNGIHSNQLSLPGGQFEEFDVTMDQTAVRETSEEVGVDEMQIEVLKQLTELYVPPSNFLIYPFIGYYPQVPEFVPSEEEVQHIIPINLEAFLEAEISSFEYDFSGNIVEMPGYDIGENVYLWGATAMILEEFKEFIKKSITL encoded by the coding sequence TTGAATATAGAAATATTAAAAGAATTAATTCTTCAGAATAACGATCCCTTGCCAGGATGGGATTATCAGAAAAAAGCATCACCACCCTACCGAGGTAAATATGATATAGAAGCCATTAAAAGAACTAACCCCAAAGTGGCTTCTGTTATGATTATGTTGTACGAGAATGAAGAAAAAGAAGTGGAATTTCCGATTATTTTGCGTGTTATTTATAATGGCATACATTCTAATCAATTATCACTACCGGGAGGTCAGTTTGAGGAGTTCGATGTAACCATGGATCAGACTGCAGTACGTGAAACATCTGAAGAGGTAGGTGTAGATGAGATGCAAATAGAAGTTTTGAAGCAGTTGACAGAGCTTTATGTACCGCCAAGTAATTTTCTTATCTATCCATTCATAGGATACTATCCTCAGGTTCCCGAATTTGTGCCTTCAGAAGAAGAGGTACAGCATATTATACCAATAAATTTAGAAGCGTTTTTAGAAGCCGAAATCTCATCTTTTGAGTATGATTTTTCTGGCAATATAGTAGAAATGCCCGGATATGATATCGGAGAGAATGTTTATTTGTGGGGTGCAACTGCAATGATTCTCGAAGAGTTTAAAGAATTCATTAAAAAGAGTATAACTTTGTAA
- a CDS encoding diacylglycerol/lipid kinase family protein: protein MKNSLVFLVNPISGRGKGRQLARKINRYFSTKSIDFEIHFTQNQGHATDLAKRIIHQNPKTIIACGGDGTINEVAQTLIGTGIPLGIIPIGSGNGLASHLDIPKNNLQAFEVILQQFTMPIDVGKVNDYYFFSNIGFGIDAAVIHQYSKKTTRNFLGYTLASCKALLKYRAKKFHTCINQQTNKEQDYFFLFCSNSNEAGYGISFTPDAKINDHQLNFLEVKKLNFFEQILFSLHVLTRRLDKMKQVSQQTIQQLEIITDESEILAQIDGEAVIFPTNKISISVAPEALKVILPKKLS, encoded by the coding sequence ATGAAAAATAGTCTTGTTTTTTTAGTCAACCCCATTTCAGGGAGAGGAAAAGGACGTCAACTTGCTCGAAAAATTAATCGCTATTTTTCTACAAAATCAATTGATTTTGAAATTCATTTCACCCAAAATCAAGGACATGCAACTGATTTGGCCAAACGAATCATTCATCAAAATCCAAAAACAATTATTGCGTGTGGCGGCGACGGAACGATCAATGAAGTTGCCCAAACCTTGATTGGGACTGGGATTCCGTTAGGGATTATTCCGATCGGTTCGGGAAATGGTTTAGCTTCTCATTTAGATATTCCGAAAAATAACCTTCAAGCTTTTGAGGTAATTTTACAACAATTTACCATGCCAATCGATGTAGGAAAAGTAAACGATTACTATTTTTTCAGTAATATCGGATTCGGTATCGATGCGGCTGTAATTCATCAATACAGTAAAAAAACAACCCGAAATTTTCTTGGATATACTCTTGCAAGTTGTAAAGCTTTACTGAAATATCGTGCGAAAAAATTTCATACCTGTATCAATCAGCAAACAAACAAAGAACAAGACTATTTTTTTCTGTTTTGTTCAAATTCTAATGAAGCAGGGTATGGCATTTCTTTTACACCCGATGCCAAAATAAACGATCATCAATTGAATTTTTTAGAAGTGAAAAAACTCAACTTTTTCGAGCAAATTCTCTTTTCTTTGCATGTACTTACGCGCCGTTTAGATAAGATGAAACAAGTATCACAACAAACGATTCAACAACTCGAAATTATCACAGACGAATCAGAAATATTGGCTCAAATCGATGGTGAAGCAGTAATTTTTCCGACCAATAAAATTTCTATTTCCGTAGCACCAGAAGCATTGAAAGTCATCTTACCTAAAAAATTATCATGA
- a CDS encoding peptidylprolyl isomerase, translated as MKKVILILTLLLITVSCSVKIPSTMSKEEFKNLEDGLYANMVTNKGTMLIKLYEEQAPMTVANFTGLAEGKIKNSAKAEGVPYYDGVIFHRVIKDFMIQGGDPDGRGTGGPGYSFEDEFDASLKHDKKGVLSMANSGPATNGSQFFITEVPTPWLDGRHAIFGQVVDGLDVIDTIANVEKDGQDKPKENVVIEKVEVIRKGEHYKEYDPAESFETARANHAKKLEEQKAKEAAEKAKEVERLKELESKAQATDSGLKYVIEKEGEGAKPVHGDAINVHYTLRLADGEKVDSSYDRQDPLRVTVGVTGLIQGWMEALTMFNRGSKVMLIIPSHLGYGDRGAGGVIPPNATLYFDMEVLED; from the coding sequence ATGAAAAAAGTAATATTAATCCTTACATTATTACTTATCACGGTAAGTTGTAGTGTAAAAATTCCAAGTACGATGAGTAAAGAAGAATTTAAGAATTTAGAAGATGGTTTGTATGCCAACATGGTAACAAACAAAGGAACTATGTTGATAAAACTATACGAAGAGCAAGCACCTATGACGGTAGCTAACTTTACAGGTTTAGCAGAAGGTAAGATAAAAAATAGTGCAAAAGCAGAAGGAGTACCTTATTATGACGGGGTAATTTTTCATCGCGTTATTAAGGACTTCATGATCCAAGGTGGAGATCCAGACGGTCGTGGAACAGGAGGACCTGGATATAGTTTCGAAGATGAATTTGATGCGTCATTGAAACACGATAAAAAAGGAGTTTTGTCTATGGCAAATTCTGGGCCTGCAACCAATGGATCGCAATTCTTCATTACAGAAGTACCAACACCTTGGTTAGATGGTCGTCATGCAATTTTCGGGCAAGTTGTCGATGGTTTGGATGTTATAGATACTATTGCCAATGTAGAAAAAGATGGACAAGACAAACCGAAAGAAAATGTTGTGATAGAGAAAGTAGAAGTTATCCGTAAGGGGGAACATTACAAAGAATACGATCCAGCAGAATCATTCGAAACGGCTAGAGCAAATCATGCAAAAAAATTAGAAGAACAAAAAGCCAAAGAAGCTGCAGAAAAAGCCAAAGAAGTAGAAAGACTAAAAGAATTAGAAAGCAAAGCACAAGCAACCGATTCTGGATTGAAATATGTGATCGAAAAAGAAGGAGAAGGTGCAAAACCAGTGCACGGTGATGCAATCAACGTTCACTACACTTTGCGTTTAGCAGATGGCGAAAAAGTAGACTCATCTTACGATCGTCAAGACCCATTGAGAGTAACGGTGGGGGTTACAGGTTTGATCCAAGGCTGGATGGAAGCTTTAACAATGTTCAACCGAGGAAGTAAAGTAATGCTAATAATTCCTTCACATTTAGGATACGGAGATCGCGGAGCAGGCGGAGTAATCCCACCAAATGCAACATTGTATTTTGATATGGAAGTTTTAGAAGATTAA
- a CDS encoding Nif3-like dinuclear metal center hexameric protein: MTIQEVIQSLEEIAPLQYAEDFDNVGLLVGNSQFQVSNVLVTLDTTEEVVQEAIEKECNLIVSFHPIIFSGLKKLTGKTYVERAVLKAIQNDIAIYAIHTALDNSQVGVNYQICQQLGLVNQRILLPKKEILHQLYVYVPEKNAEELRKNLFQAGAGHVGKYDLCSFNLVGEGTFRPTEGSNPTIGTHYVAHTEKEVKIEVLVPAHVTDKVIEAMRKNHPYEEIAYGLIALENENQTVGMGMIAELPEEMNEHDFMDRLKDLMKTPLIRHSKLLNKKIKKVAVLGGSGVFATRSAIAQKADVFISADFKYHDFFAAENKIVLMDIGHFESEQFTKNLLTTFISKKFTNFAVYNSEINTNPVNYY; encoded by the coding sequence ATGACAATACAAGAAGTAATCCAGTCCTTAGAAGAAATTGCCCCTTTGCAATATGCAGAAGATTTTGATAATGTAGGTCTACTAGTGGGTAACAGTCAATTTCAGGTAAGCAACGTGTTGGTAACGCTCGATACGACAGAAGAAGTTGTGCAAGAAGCCATCGAAAAAGAATGCAATCTGATTGTGAGTTTTCATCCGATTATTTTTTCGGGCCTAAAAAAACTAACCGGTAAAACATATGTAGAGCGAGCAGTGCTAAAGGCGATACAGAACGATATTGCTATTTATGCTATCCATACTGCTTTGGATAATTCTCAGGTAGGTGTAAACTATCAGATTTGTCAACAATTAGGATTGGTGAATCAACGAATCCTCTTACCAAAAAAAGAAATTCTGCATCAGTTGTATGTATATGTGCCCGAAAAAAATGCAGAAGAATTACGAAAAAACCTCTTCCAAGCCGGAGCTGGCCATGTAGGTAAGTATGATTTATGTAGTTTCAATCTCGTAGGTGAGGGAACTTTTCGTCCGACAGAAGGCAGTAATCCTACCATCGGTACACATTACGTGGCGCATACAGAAAAAGAAGTGAAAATAGAAGTATTGGTGCCAGCTCATGTAACCGATAAGGTGATAGAGGCGATGAGAAAAAATCATCCTTATGAAGAAATTGCGTATGGATTGATTGCGTTGGAGAATGAGAATCAAACAGTTGGTATGGGAATGATTGCAGAATTGCCCGAAGAAATGAATGAGCATGATTTTATGGATCGTCTAAAGGATCTGATGAAAACACCGCTAATTCGACACTCGAAATTACTGAATAAAAAAATAAAGAAAGTTGCTGTTTTAGGAGGTTCAGGTGTTTTTGCTACCCGAAGTGCCATTGCCCAAAAAGCCGATGTATTCATCAGTGCAGATTTCAAATACCATGATTTTTTCGCTGCAGAAAATAAAATAGTTTTGATGGATATAGGACATTTCGAATCGGAACAATTTACAAAAAATTTATTAACTACTTTTATTAGTAAAAAATTTACTAATTTTGCAGTCTATAATTCCGAAATTAATACCAATCCTGTTAATTATTATTAA
- a CDS encoding lysophospholipid acyltransferase family protein → MAQKAKKKTVYRDVFGHLFFLKRILIFVLGSLTYSRYNGFNKLKVSGTAKLKDLPKTNVLFVSNHQTYFADVFAMYHVFCSVQNGFVDTIKNPVYLLNPKIDFYYVAAEETMKDSLLTKLFAYTGAVTVKRTWRAKGENVNRKVDLNEISNIDKAIQNGWVVTFPQGTTKAFAPGRRGTAHLIKTNKPIVIPVVIDGFRRAFDKKGLLIKKKGIRATMTFKDPLHIDYENDSSDMIMRKIMDAIEQSPEYNKVKTIDEILEEYQSVSLDDYLSEDEEMNEEEIQELEEKQNQPITTREKNTEQNQSSNQTSKE, encoded by the coding sequence GTGGCACAAAAAGCAAAAAAGAAAACCGTATACCGAGATGTCTTTGGGCATCTTTTTTTTCTGAAAAGAATTTTGATATTCGTCTTAGGCAGTCTTACCTATAGTCGATACAATGGGTTCAATAAGCTGAAAGTTAGCGGCACTGCAAAACTAAAAGATTTACCCAAAACCAATGTTCTTTTTGTATCCAATCATCAAACTTATTTTGCAGACGTATTTGCCATGTATCACGTTTTTTGTAGTGTGCAAAATGGCTTTGTAGATACCATAAAAAATCCTGTTTATCTTCTCAATCCCAAAATAGATTTTTACTACGTAGCAGCAGAAGAAACAATGAAAGATTCTTTGCTCACAAAACTTTTTGCTTATACCGGAGCAGTAACCGTTAAAAGAACATGGCGAGCAAAAGGAGAAAATGTCAACAGAAAAGTTGATCTGAATGAAATATCTAATATCGACAAAGCTATCCAAAATGGTTGGGTAGTTACTTTCCCGCAAGGTACAACCAAGGCTTTTGCGCCTGGTCGTCGAGGAACAGCACATCTGATCAAGACGAATAAACCAATCGTTATTCCGGTAGTGATTGATGGTTTTCGACGCGCTTTTGATAAGAAAGGTTTGCTAATCAAGAAGAAAGGAATTCGTGCAACAATGACCTTTAAAGATCCATTGCATATCGATTATGAAAATGACTCATCAGATATGATCATGAGAAAGATTATGGATGCAATTGAACAATCTCCAGAATACAATAAAGTAAAAACAATAGATGAAATTTTAGAAGAATATCAATCTGTATCACTAGACGATTATCTGAGTGAAGATGAAGAAATGAATGAAGAAGAAATTCAAGAATTAGAAGAAAAACAAAATCAACCAATCACCACCAGAGAAAAAAACACAGAACAAAATCAATCATCTAACCAAACATCCAAAGAATAA